The following are from one region of the Jatrophihabitans telluris genome:
- the paaI gene encoding hydroxyphenylacetyl-CoA thioesterase PaaI, which produces MMAADHASQALGIELLEHGNGWARTCMTVRSDMVNGHDIAHGGLIFTLADTAFACACNGFGPVTVAAGCEITFVAPAHLGDLLSARASLRTRFGRSGIYDVTVWRGTDEDDVIAEFRGHSAEVRRASTGAGTAAGTRP; this is translated from the coding sequence ATGATGGCTGCCGACCACGCTTCCCAGGCACTCGGTATCGAGTTGCTGGAGCATGGCAACGGATGGGCCCGTACCTGCATGACAGTGCGTTCGGACATGGTCAACGGTCACGACATCGCCCACGGCGGCCTGATCTTCACCCTCGCCGACACGGCTTTCGCCTGCGCGTGCAACGGATTCGGCCCCGTGACCGTGGCCGCCGGGTGCGAAATCACCTTCGTGGCACCGGCGCACCTAGGTGATCTGCTGAGCGCCCGGGCCTCGCTGCGAACCCGCTTCGGACGCAGCGGAATCTACGACGTCACGGTCTGGCGCGGCACCGACGAGGATGACGTCATCGCCGAGTTCCGGGGCCACAGTGCCGAGGTTCGGCGCGCCTCGACCGGCGCGGGCACAGCAGCCGGGACGCGTCCGTGA
- a CDS encoding Ku protein, with amino-acid sequence MNSVAPGRCGELAVTMHPRMHLAADNPLPRLRVLKGPGMARAIWTGVLSFGLVSVPVGLYSATAPHEVSFHQFQRGTSDRIRYKRVNERTGREVDFDKIVKGADTGGGHYVMLEQDELDSVAPGRSRSLDIQTFVDLDEIDPIYFDKTYYLAPHDKETAKTYALLRDAMAKSNRAAIGTFVMRGKQYLTTVRSDGDLLVLETMFFADEVRDPKRELDTVPGAVKFGAQELKMAEQLISSMTDAWDPAAYRDSYTDRVNELIRAKGKDEQYEVADEAPEATNVIDLLSALQRSVDAANSRRSAKSTKATNSPKAVGRKVPAKKAVAKKAVGKQAVAKQAVAKQAVAKKAVAKKAVAKKAPAKKAS; translated from the coding sequence ATGAACTCTGTCGCTCCGGGGCGCTGCGGCGAGCTCGCGGTGACCATGCATCCTAGGATGCACCTGGCAGCGGACAACCCGCTCCCGCGACTGCGGGTGTTGAAGGGACCGGGCATGGCACGAGCGATCTGGACCGGGGTCCTCAGTTTCGGACTGGTGTCGGTACCCGTCGGCCTGTACAGCGCCACGGCACCGCACGAGGTGTCCTTCCATCAGTTCCAACGGGGCACGTCGGACCGCATCCGCTACAAGCGAGTGAACGAACGCACCGGCCGCGAGGTGGACTTCGACAAGATCGTCAAGGGAGCCGATACCGGCGGCGGCCATTACGTGATGCTCGAGCAGGACGAACTGGACTCGGTAGCGCCCGGACGCTCGCGGTCCCTGGACATCCAGACCTTCGTCGACCTCGACGAGATCGATCCCATCTACTTCGACAAGACCTATTACCTCGCCCCCCACGACAAGGAGACCGCCAAGACCTATGCCCTGCTGCGCGACGCAATGGCCAAGAGCAACCGCGCCGCGATCGGCACATTCGTCATGCGGGGCAAGCAATACCTGACTACCGTCCGGTCCGACGGTGATCTGTTGGTGCTGGAAACGATGTTCTTCGCCGACGAAGTCCGTGACCCGAAGCGGGAACTGGACACCGTCCCCGGCGCGGTGAAGTTCGGCGCCCAGGAACTGAAGATGGCCGAGCAGCTGATCTCGTCGATGACCGACGCGTGGGATCCGGCCGCCTACCGGGACTCCTACACCGATCGCGTGAACGAACTGATCAGGGCCAAGGGAAAGGACGAACAGTACGAGGTCGCCGACGAGGCGCCCGAGGCAACCAACGTCATCGACCTGCTGTCGGCCCTGCAGCGCAGCGTGGACGCCGCCAATTCCCGCAGGTCTGCGAAGTCAACCAAGGCCACCAATTCACCCAAGGCTGTCGGGAGGAAGGTGCCGGCGAAGAAGGCTGTCGCGAAGAAGGCTGTCGGGAAGCAGGCTGTTGCGAAGCAGGCTGTCGCGAAGCAGGCTGTCGCGAAGAAGGCTGTCGCGAAGAAGGCTGTCGCGAAAAAGGCGCCGGCGAAGAAGGCGAGCTGA
- a CDS encoding GreA/GreB family elongation factor, translating into MTVDKNATTLSEVLARRLASMRSELATLRSELEPPSTSGDPVDRSTNVDAAIRIEDLLARIAELELQQQRPNTAEVVRVTLSFDADGGTETFLLSPYAISDPDLDVITTSSPLGRALQAANPGELIAYRSDSGHEIKVRLIAVDGIETAEAS; encoded by the coding sequence ATGACTGTAGACAAGAACGCGACCACGCTCTCGGAGGTGCTGGCCCGCCGGCTGGCGTCCATGCGGTCGGAGCTGGCGACGCTACGCAGCGAGCTGGAACCACCGTCGACCTCGGGTGACCCGGTGGACCGCTCCACCAACGTCGACGCCGCGATCCGGATCGAGGATCTGCTGGCCAGGATCGCGGAGCTGGAACTGCAGCAGCAGCGTCCGAACACGGCCGAAGTGGTCCGGGTGACGCTCTCCTTCGACGCCGACGGCGGTACCGAGACCTTCCTGCTCAGCCCGTACGCGATCAGCGATCCCGACCTCGATGTCATCACCACGTCCTCGCCCCTCGGCCGCGCCCTGCAGGCGGCAAATCCGGGCGAACTGATCGCCTATCGATCAGACAGTGGCCATGAGATCAAGGTGCGGCTCATCGCTGTGGACGGGATCGAGACCGCAGAAGCCAGCTGA
- a CDS encoding dihydrolipoamide acetyltransferase family protein — MAEFRLPDLGEGLTEAEIVRWLVSVGDTVVVDQPVVELETAKAVVEVPVPYAGTVTTLNGEVGEVIPVGSILLAVTEPATSGSGNVLIGYGTSEAGPRRRRRPVAATVPAPPSVPAPPSVPAPPSVPAPPSVPAPPSSPEQVVTVVSPLVRRLARESGLDLGRLSGTGPEGLITRRDVDLAIRSRPPAHHEPGHSAAESLVPARAVDDSAAGVARIPIRGVRKAVADKLSRSRREIPEATVWVDVDATALLDLRAELNSDEHAPKISVLALLARLTILGLRRYPELNARVEGDEIVMGPAVQLGFAAQTDRGLLVPVVADAHTHSLEELCAAFNELTHRARDGRLTTHELTGGTFTINNYGVFGVDGSAAIINHPEVAILGIGRIIDRPWVVNAAVVPRKVTQLTLAFDHRVCDGGTAGGFLRFVADCVESPVRALRHL; from the coding sequence ATGGCCGAGTTCCGACTCCCCGATCTGGGGGAAGGTCTCACCGAGGCCGAAATCGTCCGGTGGCTGGTGAGCGTGGGCGACACCGTGGTCGTCGATCAACCGGTCGTCGAGCTGGAAACGGCGAAGGCGGTGGTGGAGGTGCCCGTCCCGTACGCCGGAACCGTCACCACCCTCAACGGTGAGGTCGGCGAGGTCATACCGGTCGGCAGCATCCTGTTGGCGGTGACGGAGCCGGCCACGTCCGGGAGCGGCAACGTGCTTATCGGCTACGGCACATCAGAAGCGGGACCGCGGCGCCGTCGCCGGCCGGTCGCCGCAACGGTCCCGGCCCCGCCCAGCGTCCCGGCCCCGCCCAGCGTCCCGGCCCCGCCCAGCGTCCCGGCCCCGCCCAGCGTCCCGGCCCCGCCGAGCTCGCCTGAGCAGGTGGTCACCGTGGTGTCACCGTTGGTTCGCCGGCTCGCGCGCGAATCGGGTCTTGACCTCGGGCGGTTGTCCGGGACCGGTCCGGAGGGCCTGATCACCCGCCGCGATGTGGATCTCGCCATCCGGTCCCGGCCCCCGGCCCACCACGAGCCGGGACACAGCGCCGCGGAGTCGCTCGTACCGGCCCGCGCCGTCGACGATTCGGCCGCGGGGGTGGCGCGCATTCCGATCCGGGGCGTTCGCAAGGCCGTCGCCGACAAGCTCAGCCGCTCCCGACGGGAGATCCCCGAGGCCACGGTGTGGGTCGACGTGGACGCCACCGCGTTGCTGGACCTGCGTGCCGAGCTGAACAGCGACGAGCACGCACCCAAGATCAGCGTGCTTGCGCTGCTGGCGCGTCTGACCATCCTGGGCCTGCGCCGCTATCCCGAACTGAACGCGCGAGTCGAGGGCGACGAGATCGTCATGGGGCCGGCGGTGCAGCTCGGCTTCGCCGCGCAGACAGATCGAGGCCTGCTGGTGCCGGTGGTGGCCGATGCGCACACGCACTCGTTGGAGGAACTGTGTGCGGCCTTCAACGAGCTGACCCACCGCGCTCGCGACGGTCGGCTCACCACCCACGAACTCACCGGGGGCACCTTCACCATCAACAACTACGGGGTTTTCGGGGTGGACGGTTCGGCCGCGATCATCAATCACCCTGAGGTGGCGATCCTCGGCATCGGTCGGATCATCGATCGTCCGTGGGTGGTCAATGCGGCCGTGGTGCCACGCAAGGTGACCCAGTTGACCCTGGCCTTCGACCACCGCGTGTGCGACGGTGGAACCGCGGGCGGGTTCCTCAGGTTCGTGGCCGACTGCGTCGAGTCGCCGGTGCGCGCCCTGCGCCACCTCTGA
- a CDS encoding ATP-dependent DNA ligase produces MMLADLAATSDQLGATAARSSKVAMLVGLLGRASPDEIGVVVSWLSGELTQGQIGVGYAALRALPTPAVLSSMDVLGVQSAFDELGGTAGAGSQSRRRALLEDLFGAATAVEQAFLRRLLSGDLRQGALIGVMTDAVAKASSVPLTDLRRAAMLSGNLAEVARRVRVEGAESLREIGLRVGRPVGPMLASSVADPLAALDKLGGDAAFEWKLDGARVQIHRHGAEVGLFTRSLDDVTARMPEVVEAIRALPVHDLVADGEVISLREDGRPNPFQVTASRFGTRRAAAGQADVPLTAFLFDLLHLDGRDLLDEPGQVRYEALASIVPDQYRVPRLVTSDAAAAGRFLADALARGHEGVMAKSLTAPYEAGRRGAGWLKIKPVHTLDLVVLAVEWGSGRRKGWLSNIHLGAREPDSGRFVMLGKTFKGMTDEMLAWQTQRFTQLATGPMDQWVVPVRPEQVVEIAFDGIQRSTRYPGGVALRFARVLRYRDDKSAEEADTVAAVRAFLPAQGT; encoded by the coding sequence ATGATGCTCGCAGACCTCGCCGCGACCTCGGACCAGCTCGGCGCGACCGCCGCTCGCAGCAGCAAGGTCGCGATGCTCGTGGGGCTGCTCGGTCGGGCCTCGCCCGACGAGATCGGCGTCGTCGTCTCCTGGCTGTCGGGGGAACTCACTCAGGGCCAGATCGGGGTGGGCTACGCGGCCTTGCGCGCGCTGCCGACGCCGGCTGTCCTGTCCAGCATGGACGTCCTCGGCGTGCAGTCGGCCTTCGACGAGCTCGGCGGCACCGCCGGTGCGGGTTCACAGTCCCGGCGCCGGGCCCTGCTCGAGGACCTGTTCGGCGCGGCAACGGCGGTCGAGCAGGCGTTCCTGCGAAGGTTGCTCAGCGGCGATCTTCGCCAGGGCGCGCTCATCGGGGTGATGACCGACGCGGTGGCCAAGGCATCCTCGGTCCCACTGACCGACCTGCGTCGTGCCGCGATGCTCAGCGGAAACCTTGCCGAAGTGGCGCGGCGGGTTCGGGTCGAGGGCGCTGAGTCGCTGCGGGAGATCGGCCTGCGGGTGGGGCGGCCGGTCGGCCCGATGCTCGCGAGCAGTGTCGCCGATCCCCTTGCCGCGCTGGACAAACTCGGCGGCGACGCGGCGTTCGAGTGGAAGCTGGACGGGGCCCGGGTGCAGATTCATCGGCACGGTGCCGAGGTCGGATTGTTCACCCGCAGCCTGGACGACGTGACCGCCCGGATGCCCGAGGTCGTCGAGGCCATCCGGGCACTGCCGGTGCACGATCTGGTCGCCGACGGCGAGGTCATCAGCCTGCGCGAGGACGGTCGCCCGAATCCGTTTCAGGTGACGGCCTCTCGCTTCGGCACCCGACGAGCCGCGGCAGGTCAGGCGGACGTGCCGCTCACGGCCTTCCTGTTCGACCTGCTGCATCTGGACGGCCGCGACCTGCTCGACGAGCCGGGTCAGGTGCGCTACGAGGCGTTGGCCTCGATCGTGCCGGATCAATATCGGGTTCCGCGCCTGGTGACCTCGGATGCGGCGGCAGCGGGTCGCTTCCTCGCCGACGCGCTGGCCCGCGGTCACGAAGGCGTGATGGCGAAGTCGCTGACCGCGCCGTACGAGGCGGGCCGACGGGGTGCGGGCTGGCTGAAGATCAAACCCGTCCATACGCTCGACCTTGTCGTGCTTGCTGTCGAGTGGGGTTCCGGGCGACGCAAGGGCTGGCTGTCCAACATTCACCTCGGCGCTCGCGAACCGGACTCGGGCCGTTTCGTCATGTTGGGAAAGACGTTCAAGGGCATGACTGACGAGATGCTGGCCTGGCAGACACAGCGTTTCACTCAGCTGGCTACCGGACCGATGGATCAGTGGGTCGTGCCGGTGCGCCCCGAGCAGGTGGTCGAGATCGCCTTCGACGGCATTCAACGGTCCACGCGCTATCCGGGCGGCGTTGCTTTGCGTTTCGCCCGCGTTCTTCGTTACCGCGACGACAAGAGCGCTGAGGAGGCCGACACCGTCGCCGCGGTGCGTGCCTTCCTGCCCGCGCAAGGCACCTGA
- a CDS encoding TetR/AcrR family transcriptional regulator, which yields MPTAVAASALASAGGAPRRRGRPGHDLTSVLNASVAVFIERGFDGTSMEDLSQRLGISKSAIYHHVESKDALLGLALDHALTALESAAAQTRGLQGSAVVRLETLLRRSVEVLVDRLPYVTLLLRVRGNSEVERDALARRRRIDRFGADLVTQAIAEGDLRPDLDPAVTARLLFGLVNSLTEWLKPDGRHDPTPLGEAIVTMAFAGIRA from the coding sequence ATCCCGACCGCCGTCGCAGCTTCGGCGCTCGCCTCGGCCGGCGGCGCACCCCGACGGCGGGGCCGACCCGGTCACGACCTCACCTCCGTCCTGAACGCGTCGGTCGCGGTGTTCATCGAACGTGGCTTCGACGGCACGAGCATGGAAGATCTCTCGCAACGGCTCGGGATCAGCAAGTCGGCGATCTACCACCACGTCGAGAGCAAGGACGCCCTGCTCGGCTTGGCGCTCGACCACGCGCTGACCGCACTGGAGTCAGCCGCCGCGCAAACGCGCGGGCTGCAGGGCAGCGCCGTAGTTCGGCTCGAGACCCTGCTGCGGCGGAGCGTGGAAGTGCTGGTGGACCGGCTCCCCTACGTGACGCTGCTGCTGCGAGTCCGAGGAAACTCCGAGGTCGAACGCGACGCCCTGGCCCGCCGCCGGCGGATCGACCGGTTCGGGGCCGATCTGGTTACCCAGGCCATCGCCGAGGGTGATCTGCGCCCGGACCTGGACCCCGCAGTGACGGCTCGCCTGCTCTTCGGCCTGGTGAACTCACTCACCGAATGGCTCAAGCCCGACGGACGCCACGATCCAACGCCGCTCGGCGAGGCGATAGTGACCATGGCCTTCGCCGGCATCCGGGCCTGA
- a CDS encoding HoxN/HupN/NixA family nickel/cobalt transporter, with protein MSDTVLDRVDRSAGSRLALFWRTLTSADRRSLFGMGAFIVLLHVLGFGVLLGLVAPQHFQIGGDHPVFTVGVGLFAYTLGMRHAFDADHIAAVDNTTRKLLADALDAEDLQTGRGRKPLSVGFWFSLGHSTIVFALCVLLSFGIKALAGQVANNSSRLHVWTSLIGPSVSGLFLWMLGILNLVVLVGIVGVFRRMRHGEYDEAELEAHLNKRGFMNRLLGGLLKTVRKPGHIYPIGVLFGLGFDTATEVGLLVIAGGAAAFNLPFYAILVLPVLFAAGMCLLDTIDGVFMNAAYGWAFLKPVRKVFYNLTITAISVAVALIIGTVELVGVLANEAHIDTGVIAAIAGIPLDYAGYGIVGLFVLAWAGALVIWRFGRIEEKWSRNLRPVPADD; from the coding sequence ATGAGCGATACGGTGCTGGATCGGGTCGACCGGTCGGCCGGATCCCGGCTCGCTCTGTTCTGGCGCACGTTGACCTCGGCCGACCGGCGCTCGCTGTTCGGCATGGGTGCGTTCATCGTGCTGCTGCACGTCCTCGGCTTCGGGGTGCTGCTCGGCCTGGTGGCCCCGCAGCACTTCCAGATCGGCGGGGATCATCCGGTGTTCACCGTCGGAGTCGGCCTGTTCGCCTACACCCTCGGCATGCGACACGCCTTCGACGCCGACCATATCGCCGCGGTCGACAACACCACCCGCAAGCTGCTCGCCGACGCGCTCGACGCTGAAGACCTCCAGACCGGCCGGGGCCGCAAGCCGTTGTCGGTCGGTTTCTGGTTCTCCCTCGGACACTCCACCATCGTGTTCGCCCTGTGTGTCCTGCTCAGCTTCGGTATCAAGGCCCTGGCCGGGCAGGTCGCCAACAACAGTTCCCGCCTGCACGTCTGGACGAGCCTGATCGGGCCCTCGGTCTCCGGTTTGTTCCTCTGGATGCTGGGAATCCTCAACCTGGTCGTGTTGGTCGGCATCGTCGGGGTGTTCCGGCGGATGCGGCACGGCGAGTACGACGAGGCCGAACTCGAAGCCCACCTGAACAAGCGCGGTTTCATGAACCGGCTGCTCGGCGGCCTGCTCAAGACCGTGCGCAAGCCGGGTCACATCTACCCGATCGGCGTGCTGTTCGGGCTGGGCTTCGACACCGCCACCGAGGTCGGGCTGCTGGTCATCGCCGGCGGGGCCGCGGCGTTCAACCTGCCGTTCTACGCCATCCTCGTACTGCCGGTGCTGTTCGCGGCGGGCATGTGCCTGCTCGACACCATCGACGGAGTCTTCATGAACGCCGCCTACGGCTGGGCTTTCCTCAAGCCGGTGCGCAAGGTGTTCTACAACCTGACCATCACCGCCATTTCGGTAGCGGTCGCCTTGATCATCGGCACCGTGGAACTGGTCGGCGTACTGGCCAACGAGGCCCACATCGACACCGGGGTGATCGCTGCCATCGCGGGCATCCCACTGGACTACGCCGGGTACGGGATCGTCGGGCTGTTCGTCCTGGCCTGGGCCGGCGCGCTGGTGATCTGGCGATTCGGCCGCATCGAGGAGAAGTGGTCGCGTAACCTGCGCCCGGTGCCCGCCGACGACTGA
- a CDS encoding UdgX family uracil-DNA binding protein (This protein belongs to the uracil DNA glycosylase superfamily, members of which act in excision repair of DNA. However, it belongs more specifically to UdgX branch, whose founding member was found to bind uracil in DNA (where it does not belong), without cleaving it, appears to promote DNA repair by a pathway involving RecA, rather than base excision.) has translation MPAVDGLTPGKALIELRQASTGCRGCELYADAQQTVFGQGPARARMVLVGEQPGDIEDRQGHPFVGPAGKLLREVLAEAGIDDRRVWFTNVVKHFRWRSAEGSSRRLHQTPTRTQAMACRPWLLAELTVLRPRVVVALGSVAATSILGPAFALTKHRGQTLDWPEDVPAGPTSAFFATIHPSAVLRAPDGRRRITRQGLVDDLARAWAEI, from the coding sequence ATGCCGGCGGTCGACGGCCTCACCCCCGGCAAGGCGCTGATCGAACTCCGGCAGGCCTCGACCGGCTGCCGAGGCTGCGAGTTGTACGCCGACGCCCAGCAGACCGTGTTCGGTCAAGGACCGGCGAGAGCCCGGATGGTGCTGGTCGGCGAGCAGCCCGGGGACATCGAGGATCGCCAGGGCCATCCGTTCGTCGGGCCCGCCGGCAAGCTCTTGCGCGAGGTTCTCGCCGAGGCCGGCATCGATGACCGTCGCGTCTGGTTCACCAACGTGGTCAAACACTTCCGCTGGCGGTCGGCCGAGGGCAGCAGTCGCCGGCTCCATCAGACCCCGACGCGGACGCAGGCGATGGCGTGCCGGCCCTGGTTGCTGGCGGAGTTGACCGTTCTGCGGCCACGGGTCGTGGTAGCGCTCGGATCGGTCGCGGCCACCTCGATCCTCGGACCCGCATTCGCGCTGACCAAGCACCGCGGTCAGACCCTGGACTGGCCCGAGGACGTCCCCGCGGGCCCTACGTCAGCCTTCTTCGCAACGATTCATCCCTCGGCAGTGCTGCGGGCCCCCGACGGCCGGCGACGGATCACGCGCCAGGGGCTGGTCGACGATCTGGCCCGCGCCTGGGCCGAAATCTGA
- a CDS encoding alpha-ketoacid dehydrogenase subunit beta, with product MTAIADRTAREAGAEPSGGPSATSQTITLAGALNHALADALAEDETVLVFGEDVGTLGGVFRVTDGLAARFGEARVFDTPLAEAGIVGTAIGMAMNGLRPVVEMQFDAFAYPAFEQITSHLAKLRNRTQGRIQLPIVVRIPYGGGIGGVEHHCDSSEAYYTHTPGLRVVTPSSPGDAYRLLRQAIACPDPVIFLEPKRRYWSKETLALSTDGPALDQAAILRSGSDVTLICYGGTVATALDAADAAAEEGRSIEVVDLRSLSPFDDATVVASVRRTGRAIVVHEASRFSGYGAEVAARLTEQCFHYLHAPILRVTGYDIPYPPPKLEEHFLPSVDRILDTIDRLQWAESAPLTESGSGLDSWAGR from the coding sequence ATGACCGCGATCGCCGACCGCACCGCTCGCGAAGCCGGCGCCGAGCCCTCCGGTGGACCGTCGGCGACCAGCCAGACGATCACGCTCGCGGGTGCGCTGAACCACGCGCTGGCCGATGCTCTGGCCGAGGACGAGACCGTCCTGGTCTTCGGTGAGGACGTCGGCACGCTGGGCGGCGTCTTCCGAGTCACCGACGGGCTCGCTGCCCGCTTCGGCGAGGCACGGGTCTTCGACACACCGCTGGCCGAGGCGGGAATCGTGGGCACCGCGATCGGGATGGCCATGAACGGCCTGCGCCCGGTCGTGGAGATGCAGTTCGACGCGTTTGCATATCCGGCGTTCGAGCAGATCACCAGTCACCTGGCCAAACTGCGCAACCGCACCCAGGGTCGGATCCAGCTGCCGATCGTCGTCAGGATCCCGTACGGCGGCGGGATCGGAGGCGTCGAGCATCACTGCGATTCCTCCGAGGCGTACTACACCCACACCCCCGGTCTGCGGGTGGTCACACCGTCGAGCCCCGGCGACGCCTACCGGCTGCTGCGTCAGGCGATCGCCTGCCCGGACCCGGTTATCTTCCTGGAGCCGAAACGCCGTTACTGGTCGAAGGAAACGCTGGCGCTGTCCACGGACGGGCCCGCGCTGGACCAGGCGGCGATCCTGCGGAGCGGGTCCGACGTGACCCTGATCTGCTACGGCGGGACCGTGGCCACCGCACTGGATGCCGCCGACGCCGCCGCCGAGGAGGGTCGCAGCATCGAGGTCGTCGACCTCCGTTCGTTGTCGCCGTTCGACGACGCCACGGTTGTCGCCTCGGTGCGTCGGACGGGTCGGGCGATCGTGGTCCACGAGGCCAGCCGGTTCTCCGGCTACGGTGCCGAGGTGGCCGCTCGTCTGACCGAGCAGTGTTTCCACTATCTGCACGCACCGATTCTGCGAGTCACCGGCTACGACATTCCCTACCCGCCGCCCAAGCTGGAGGAGCACTTCCTGCCGAGTGTGGACCGGATTCTGGACACCATCGACCGCCTTCAATGGGCCGAATCCGCCCCGCTGACCGAATCGGGCTCGGGCCTCGACTCGTGGGCCGGCCGCTGA
- the pdhA gene encoding pyruvate dehydrogenase (acetyl-transferring) E1 component subunit alpha: MTIAPPPATTSFAPFLPTEQPLQLLRPDGTVNPDSSLTMPADSVLVDLHRRIVLARRFDAQATALTKQGRLAVYPSAHGQEASEIGAVAALREQDWLFPTYRDSMAIVARGVDPVEVLTLLRGDWHCGYDPYRHRVAPQCTPLATNSLHAVGFAHAATLKGDDEVALVMLGDGATSEGDTHEALNFAAVWKAPTVFFVQNNGYAISVPLAKQSAAPSLATKGIGYGMPSVLLDGNDAAAVYSVVSAAVAAAAQGHGPTLIEALTYRIEAHTNADDANRYRDRAEVEAWRARDPLTRLQRYLSDRELLDEKSLSALDDEAEAQSAELRRRMNIDTDLDPESLFEHVLAITPPHLAAQRDELRAELLAESTGQEPS; this comes from the coding sequence ATGACTATTGCGCCCCCGCCGGCGACGACATCGTTCGCTCCTTTTCTGCCGACCGAGCAGCCCCTCCAGCTGTTACGCCCGGATGGCACGGTCAATCCCGACTCCTCGCTGACGATGCCCGCCGACAGCGTGCTGGTCGATCTGCACCGGCGCATCGTCCTTGCTCGCCGCTTCGACGCGCAGGCCACCGCCCTCACCAAGCAGGGCCGTCTGGCCGTCTATCCGTCCGCCCACGGCCAGGAGGCCAGCGAGATCGGCGCCGTCGCGGCGCTGCGAGAGCAGGACTGGCTCTTTCCGACCTATCGCGACTCGATGGCCATCGTGGCCCGCGGCGTGGACCCGGTCGAAGTCCTGACCCTGCTACGTGGCGACTGGCACTGCGGTTACGACCCGTACCGCCATCGCGTCGCGCCCCAATGCACTCCCCTGGCGACTAATTCCCTGCACGCGGTGGGCTTCGCCCATGCCGCCACACTCAAGGGCGACGACGAGGTCGCCCTGGTCATGCTCGGCGACGGCGCAACCAGCGAAGGCGATACGCACGAAGCGCTGAACTTCGCGGCGGTCTGGAAGGCGCCCACGGTGTTCTTCGTCCAGAACAACGGCTACGCGATCAGTGTGCCGCTGGCCAAGCAGAGCGCGGCGCCATCTCTGGCCACCAAAGGCATCGGGTACGGCATGCCGTCGGTCCTCCTCGACGGCAACGACGCGGCTGCCGTGTACTCGGTTGTGTCCGCGGCGGTCGCGGCTGCCGCCCAGGGCCACGGTCCCACCCTCATCGAGGCGCTGACCTACCGCATCGAAGCGCATACCAACGCCGACGACGCCAACCGATACCGCGACCGGGCCGAGGTCGAGGCATGGCGCGCTCGCGACCCGCTCACGCGACTGCAGCGTTACCTGTCCGATCGAGAACTGCTTGATGAAAAAAGCCTTTCCGCGCTCGACGACGAGGCCGAGGCGCAGTCGGCCGAGCTGCGGCGGCGCATGAACATCGACACCGACCTCGACCCCGAGTCCCTGTTCGAGCACGTCCTCGCGATAACCCCGCCCCACCTAGCCGCCCAGCGCGACGAACTCAGAGCCGAGCTGCTGGCCGAGTCCACCGGGCAGGAGCCCTCATGA
- a CDS encoding GlsB/YeaQ/YmgE family stress response membrane protein, with translation MIGLIVTLIIVGLIAGAVARLLVPGKQDLSIPATIVIGIVGSFVGGFLGYLLFHKDGQDGFFQPSGLFGSIVGAVIVLLLWLRFAPNRSRVRG, from the coding sequence ATGATCGGTCTCATCGTCACTCTCATCATCGTCGGCCTCATCGCCGGCGCGGTCGCCCGCCTGCTGGTCCCCGGCAAGCAGGATCTGTCCATTCCCGCCACCATCGTCATCGGGATCGTCGGCTCCTTCGTCGGCGGCTTCCTCGGTTACCTGCTCTTCCACAAGGACGGCCAGGACGGCTTCTTCCAGCCGAGCGGCTTGTTCGGATCCATCGTCGGAGCCGTCATCGTCCTACTGCTCTGGTTGCGGTTCGCACCCAACCGCAGCCGCGTCCGCGGCTGA